A stretch of DNA from Methanolinea mesophila:
TGGGAGCTGGAGCGGGTCCTCGAGGAGATCGGGTACACCGTCAACAGCATCATGACCGGCGACTCGAGTTACCTCGATCTCAAGAACCTCCACCATGCCGACCTCAACCTGGTGATGTGCCACCGGTCGATCAACTACATCGCCGAGATGATGGAGAAGAAGTACGGCATCCCGTGGCTGAAAGTGAACTACATCGGGATCGGGGCCACGAACGAATCGCTGCGTCAGATGGCACGGTGCTTCAACGACCCGGAACTTATGGAGCGGACCGAGAAGGTTATCGCACGGGAGACCGCCCGGGTGATGCCGGTACTCGAACAGTATCGCAAGATATGCGAGGGCAAAACTGCATTCGCGTTCGTCGGAGGGTCGCGCAGCCACCACTACCAGTACCTCCTCCGCGACATCGGCATGGAGATCGTCGTCGCGGGGTACGAGTTCGCGCACCGGGACGACTACGAAGGCCGGCAGGTCATCCCCACGATCAAGACCGACGCGGACAGCAAGAACATCCCCGAGCTCCATGTCACCCGTGACGAAACACTGCACCGCGAGCCGAACGAGTACCTGGGAATTACAAAAGAGGAGTACGAAGACCTCAAATCCGAGGTTTCGCTCAACGCATACGAGGGGATGTACCCGAACATGCGGGACGGGGAGATAATGATCGACGACGCGAACCACCGCGAAGTCGAGGAACTCGTCGCGAGATGCAAGCCGGACATCATCTTCACCGGCATCAAGGACAAGTACGTCAGCCACAAGATGGGGATCCCCTCCAAACAGCTCCACTCGTACGATTACGCCGGGCCTTACGCTTTATACAACGGCGCCGTCAACTTCGCGCGGGACGTATCGGAAATGCTTCTGACACCCGCATGGAAGCTCATAGTCCCGCCCTGGGAACAGCAGAACACAACGGAAGGTGAACCAAATGCTTGAATGCCTGCCGGACAAAGCGGTCACGCATACCGCGGGAAAGATCAACCCGGCGAAGACCTGCCAGCCCATCGGTGCAATGTACGCGGCGCTCGGCATCCACGGGTGCCTGCCGCACAGCCACGGCTCGCAGGGGTGCTGCTCCTACCACCGGATGCACCTCTCCCGGCACTTCCGGGACCCCGTGGTAGCCTCGACGAGTTCCTTCACCGAGGGAGCATCCGTCTTCGGAGGCGCGGCAAACCTGAAAACATCGATCAAGAACGTGTTCGCCATCTACAATCCCGAGATCATGGCGGTCCACACGACCTGCCTGTCCGAGACGATCGGCGATGATATCCCCAATATCCTCAAGCAGGCCGAGATACCTGAAGGGAAGCTCGTGATCCACGTGAACACCCCGAGTTACCAGGGCTCCCACATCACCGGCTTTTCCGGCATGTGCAAGGCCATGGTCCAGTATCTCAGCGAGTCGGACGGGGTCCAGAAGGCCCAGGTGAACATCCTGCCCGGTTTCGTGAACCCCGGCGACATGCGGGAGATCCGGCGAATCGTGCATGAGATGGGGATCAGAATGATCATGTTCCCCGACACCTCCGGCGTCCTCGACGCGCCGATGACACGCAAGTACGAGATGTTCCCCGCCGGAGGGGCGACGGTCGCGGAGATCCGCGATGCGGGCAACTCCGCGCTGACCCTCGCGCTGGGCGCATTCGCCTCCAACGCTGCGGCCGACCTGCTGCAGGAGAAATGCGGGGTCACAGGTATCCCGTTAAAACTCCCCATCGGACTGAAAGCGACCGACGCCTTCATCATGGCGCTCTCGGACTGGTTCGGCACCGAAGTTCCGGGATCCCTCAGCCTCGAGCGCGGGCAGGTCGTCGATACCCTTCTCGACACCAACTTCCACTACCAGGGAAAGACGGTGGCGGTCTTCGGCGACCCCGACCACGTCATCGCGATGACGGAGTTCCTGATCACCATGGGTATGGTCCCGAAGTATGTCCTGACCGGCACGCCCGGCAAAGCGTTCGAGGCGGAGATCAACGGCATGCTCGGGGAGGCCGGCATCAGCGGGAGTAAGGTGAAAGCGGACGGCGACCTCTTCGAGCTCCACCAGTGGATCCGCGAGGAGCCGGTCGACCTGCTCATCGGCACGACGTACGGGAAGTACATCGCAAGAAAGGAGGACATCCCGCTCGTCCGCTTCGGGTTCCCGATCCTCGACCGGGCCGTCCACCCGCTTATGCCTGTGGTCGGATACCGAGGATGCCTGCGGTTGATCGAGCAGATTAGCACTGCACTCCTGGACCGGCGCGACCGCGATGCCCTCGACGAGGACTATGAACTGATCCTGTGAGGCGAGGGGAATGGACGAACTCTGCAGCCTCCCCTCCGGGGGAGCGCCTCCGTGCATCAGCGAACGCGAACGTTCGATAGTTACCGCGGGCCGGAGCAGGACCGCCATCCACTGCACCGACGACAGTCTCGCAGGCTCGGTAAGCCAGCGGGCCTGCGTCTTCTGCGGGGCGAGAGTGGTCTTAAACCCGGTGACGGACGCGGTGCACCTTGTCCACGGGCCGATCGGCTGCGCCAGTTATACGTGGGACATCCGGGGCAGCCTTTCGAGCGGCTCCGAGATGTTCCGCAACAGTTTCTCGACCGACATGAAGGAACGCGACGTGATCTTCGGCGGAGAGAAGAAACTCGCCGCCTGCATCGACGAGATCGTGGAGGAGCACCACCCGCCGGCGATCTTCGTGTATGCGACCTGCGTCTCGGGGATGATCGGCGACGACATCGTTGCGGTCTGCAACGCCGCATCGCGGCGTCACGCCACCGAGGTAATCCCCGTGGAGTCGAGCGGATTCATATCGGGCAACAAGGTCGTCGGGTACCGGGCTGCGGCCCTTGCCCTGATGCGGCTCATTACCCCAAAGGAAGGGGAGACGGTCGAAAAGACGCGGAAACTGAACTTCCTGGGCGAGTACAACCTGAGCGGAGAGATGTGGCTGGCCCGGCGTTACCTTACCGAGATGGGGATCGGGATCAACGTTGCCTTCACCGGCGACTCGACGGTCGCGGATCTCAAACGGGCTCCCGGCGCCTGTCTCAACATCGTCCAGTGCACCGGCTCGATGCACTGGGTGGCGATGCAGCTCGAGAAGGAGTTCGGCACGCCCTACATGGACGTGAACTTCTTCGGTGCGGAGAATACCGCGGAGAGCCTGAAAAAGATCGCCCGCTTCTATGCCGACGAGGCCGTCATGGAGCGGACCGAGGCGCTCATCGCCCGCGAGACCGCCCGGATCGCGCCGGATCTCGCGTGGTACCGCGAGAGGCTCGCCGGAAAACGGGCCGCCATCTACGTGGGCGGGGCATACAAGGCAGTCGCCCTCATACGACAGCTTCGCGGTCTCGGCATGGAGATCGTCCTGACCGGCACCCAGACCGGCAAGAAGGAGGAGTACGCCACCATCAGCGGGCTCCTTGACGAGGGGGCAATCGTGGTGGACGACACGAATCCCGCAGAGATCGAGCGATTCCTCAGAGAGATGAAAGTCGATGTCATGGCCGGCGGGGTGAAAGAACGGGTGCTCGCCACCAAGCTCGGCGTGGGGTTCGTGGACCACAACCACGACCGCAAGGAATGCCTGGCCGGCTTCGACGGGGCGGTTCACTTCGCCCGCGAGGTGTACACCAGCGCGTGCTCGCCGGTCTGGAAGCATATCCGCCCGTTCGGGGGTGCATGATGGCAGACCACGGGAACGTCCGGCAGGTGAACGAGAACCAGTGCCAGCAGTGCATGCCGCTCGGCGGCGTCATCGCGCTCCGCGGGGTCGCGGGGTCGATGGCCGTCATCCACGGGTCGCAGGGGTGCAGCACCTACATGCGCCTCACCTGCGTCAACCACTACAACGAGCCGGTGGACATCGCGTCCTCCTCGCTCAACGAGAAACAGACCATCCACGGGGGCGAGGCAAACCTGAAAAAGGCCCTGGACAACGTGCGCCGGGTCTACAACCCCTCCGTGATAGGCGTGCTGACCACCTGCCTCGCCGAGACGATGGGAGAGGACCTCGATCGCATTATCCGCGACTACACGGATGAGCGGGGCCTGGACGGCGTGGAGATCGTTGCCGTACCGACCCCGAGCTATGGCGGGAGCCACACGGAGGGTTACTGGGCGGCGACGAAGGCAGTGATCGCCCGTTTCGCCCGCCCGACGGAGCCTCACTGGCGGATAAACGTCATCGTGCCGCACGTGAGCCCGGCGGACCTCCGGGAGATCAAAAGGATCCTCTCGCTCATGGGCTTGGAATATATCCTGCTGCCGGACTACTCGATGACACTTGACCGGCCGTATGCGGAGCAGTACAGCAAGATCCCGGAAGGCGGGACCACGGCGGCTGATATCGCCGCGATGCCGGGAGCCCTGCTGACGATCCAGTTCGGCGAGACCTGCCCGGACCGGCTCTCGCCCGGCCTCTGGCTGGAGCAGGAGTACGGTGTGCCTCTCGTCACCCTGCCGCTCCCTGCGGGTGTGGAGGCGTGCGACCGGCTCATGAAGGTCCTGCAGAAAGTGACCGGGAGGGAGATGCCCGACGTGCTCAGCAACGAACGCGGCTGGCTCCTCGACGCGATGGCCGATGCCCACAAATACAACTCGGAGGGCCGGCCGGTGATCTACGGGGAACCGGAGACCGTGTGCGCTCTCACCCGGGTCTGCCTGGAGAACGGGGCATACCCTGCCGTCATCGCAAGCGGGTCACATGAGGGCCGGCTCGACGGGCACCTTGCGCCGCTCCTCGCTGCTGTTGAGGGCGAAGCGCCGGTCGTGCTCGAAGGCACGGACTTTGCCGCGATCGAGGCGGCGGCGCTCCGGGCCGGTGCAAACATCGCCGTCGGCAACTCGGGCGGGAAGTTCTTCACGGAACGGCACGGGATCATCGTGGTCCGTGCGGGCTTCCCAGTCCACGACCGCATCGGGGGGCAGAGGATCCTCACGGTCGGCTACGCCGGCACGCTCGCCCTCCTCGACCGTATCACGAACACTCTGCTTGAGCAGAAGCACGGGTCATACCGGCGCCTGCGCAGGGACGAGATGATGGGGACCACCGTATCAGGAGGTGTCTGAACGATGCAAAAACCGAATTACCACATATTTGTCTGCACAAGCTCCCGTCCGAACGGGCAGCAGAAAGGCTTCTGCCACACGAAGGCCGGTGTCGACGTGATGGCGAGGTTCATGGAAGAGATAGACGAACGCGGGCTCGGGGGCGAAGTCTTCCTGACGAACACCGGGTGTTTCGGCATCTGCGAGAAGGGGCCGGTTGTGGTGGTATACCCGGACAATGTCTGGTATGCCTCGGTCGCGCCGGAGGATGTCGGCGAGATCATGGACGAGCACATTGAAGGCGGCCGGGTTGTCGGGCGCCTTGCCCTGTGACGGCGGTGACCTGCCATGTGTCGTGCAGAGATCGCAGTCATGACGGGTGGTGACGGGCACACGGTCCCGTTGAACGAACCCGGGACGGTCGTGGTTTTCCGGAGGTCCCAGGGTACCTGGAAGACCGACCGGTCACTCCCGTTCGCACTCGACGAAGAGGACGGCTTATCCGGACTGCGCAGGAAGATGGCGGACCTGATCGCCTTCCTCGGTGACTGCCGGGCCGTGGTCGCGGCATCCGCGAGCGGGGCTGCATTCTTCGAACTGGAGAAGGCCCGCTGCCCCGTCTGGGAGATCTCCGGAACGGCGTTAGGAGTTCTCGATGAGGTCTGGCGGGAGATACAGGACGAAGAGGCGACGCTCACCGCCCCTCAGGCACGGGGTGCCGGCATCCCTGCCCCGCGTGAGACGTCGCCGGGAAAGTTTGCCATCTCGATCAAGGAGATCCAGGGGACGAGGCCCGAGGTGAGCAGCAAGCAGGTCCTCCGGCAGTTCGTCCGCAGGGGCGAGTTCACCGAGCTCGAGATCCTCTGCGACCACGTCCCGCCCTGGATCGAGATGGACGCCGAGTGCATGGGACTAACGCTGGATTCGGAAAGGACCGGGCCCGACGAGGTCAGGGTCCGGCTGACCAGGACATCGTCCTGACGCTCCGGGTGCTGAAGGTGAAAAACCACCCCTCCGAGCCGGGTTCCTGCGATGCGTCAGGAAGCCGGGCCCGCAGGAGAGAGGTTGTCCGAGGTGTTAAAATTTATAAGTTAACTTATGTAGTAAATTAATAATAAATATATAACATTTCATTCCCAGTTATCCGGTACCAAAAAAAGGTGACAGTATGAGAAAGATTACCACGCTTGCAGGCGTTCTTGCCGTGCTCCTGGTCGCGAGCCTCCTCGCTGCCGGGTGCACCGATTCCGCCGCCACCGCCGCACCGCACGAGACCACACTGACAGTATTCACCGCCGCATCGCTCACCGGGGCGTTTACCGATATCGCCACGTCCTACGAGGCGGCGCACCCGGGAGTGAAGATAGACCTGGTCTTTGACGGAACCCAGGCCCTCCGTACCCAGGTGGAACAGGGAGCGAGCCCGGACATCTTCGTTTCGGCGAATGCCAAACACATGAACGCGTTGAAAGACGAAGGATTCATGGACAACGAGACAGTGATTTACTTCGTCGAGAATGCGATCGCCGTGATCGTCCCGGCGGACAACCCCGCGAACATCACGAGTCTCGCGGACCTGGCAAAACCCGGAGTCAAGCTCGTCATCGGTACGAAGGATGTCCCGTTCGGCTCGTACACCCGCCAGGTACTCGATAAAATGGCGGCCGATACCGCATACGGCCCGGCGTACAAAGACGCGGTGATGGCGAACGTGATCTCCGAGGAGACCGCGGTCAGCTCCGTGGTGCCGAAACTGGTGCTCGGGGAGGCGGATGCGGCGTTCGTGTACAAGTCCGACCTGCAGCCGGCAGACAAGGATAAAGTGCAGCGTATCACCGTCCCGTCCGAGTACAACGTGGTTGCGGAATACCCGCTGGGGATCCTTGCCAAATCGCAACAGAAAGACGCAGCGTCCGCATTTATCGTGTACATCACCGGACCGGATGGCAATGCCGTACTGACAGAATATGGATTTGACCCAGTTCAGGCATCACGCTGAAACGACGCGGAACGACGACGGAACGAGGTCCGGCGAGAGGGGCCTGATCATCCTCCTCGCCCCCCTCGTCATCCTGTTCCTGCTCTTCCTCACCATCCCCGTAGCCTCGCTCTTCCTGCGGATCACCCCGGAGGCGTTCCTCGAGTCCCTGGGAAACCCGGTGGTCATCGACGCCCTGTTCCTGTCCCTGATCACGGCGACCGCGAGCCTCGGCATCGTGATCCTCATGGGCACCCCGCTCGCGTATCTCAACGCCCGCACGAACTACTGGGGAAAAGAGGTCGTAGATACCCTCATCGACCTGCCTATCGTGATGCCCCCCGCCGTGGCGGGTATCGCCCTGCTCATGGCATTCGGGCGGAGGGGTGTCGTCGGCGAGTACTTCAGTGCGTTCGGGATCCAGATCGCGTTCACCACCCTCGCGGTCGTCCTGGCGCAGGTCTTCGTCGCCTCCCCGTTCTACATCCGGCAGGCCCGGGCGAGTTTTCAGGCGGTGGACCGGACCTACGAGG
This window harbors:
- a CDS encoding nitrogenase component 1; amino-acid sequence: MMADHGNVRQVNENQCQQCMPLGGVIALRGVAGSMAVIHGSQGCSTYMRLTCVNHYNEPVDIASSSLNEKQTIHGGEANLKKALDNVRRVYNPSVIGVLTTCLAETMGEDLDRIIRDYTDERGLDGVEIVAVPTPSYGGSHTEGYWAATKAVIARFARPTEPHWRINVIVPHVSPADLREIKRILSLMGLEYILLPDYSMTLDRPYAEQYSKIPEGGTTAADIAAMPGALLTIQFGETCPDRLSPGLWLEQEYGVPLVTLPLPAGVEACDRLMKVLQKVTGREMPDVLSNERGWLLDAMADAHKYNSEGRPVIYGEPETVCALTRVCLENGAYPAVIASGSHEGRLDGHLAPLLAAVEGEAPVVLEGTDFAAIEAAALRAGANIAVGNSGGKFFTERHGIIVVRAGFPVHDRIGGQRILTVGYAGTLALLDRITNTLLEQKHGSYRRLRRDEMMGTTVSGGV
- the nifD gene encoding nitrogenase molybdenum-iron protein alpha chain, yielding MAEPDATVIDGVLASCPDTVKKNRKKHLVVKNEAAGCCQQIEANTRTIPGIITQRGCAYAGCKGVVMGPVKDMATITHGPVGCGYYSWGTRRNKARADERTPADKIYSQLCFTTDMQEPDIVFGGEKKLAKMIDEIVETFHPRAINICATCPVGLIGDDIGAVAKAAEERHHIQVVAHNCEGYKGVSQSAGHHIANNNIMEKIVGTGTERKPGRYVINILGEYNIGGDGWELERVLEEIGYTVNSIMTGDSSYLDLKNLHHADLNLVMCHRSINYIAEMMEKKYGIPWLKVNYIGIGATNESLRQMARCFNDPELMERTEKVIARETARVMPVLEQYRKICEGKTAFAFVGGSRSHHYQYLLRDIGMEIVVAGYEFAHRDDYEGRQVIPTIKTDADSKNIPELHVTRDETLHREPNEYLGITKEEYEDLKSEVSLNAYEGMYPNMRDGEIMIDDANHREVEELVARCKPDIIFTGIKDKYVSHKMGIPSKQLHSYDYAGPYALYNGAVNFARDVSEMLLTPAWKLIVPPWEQQNTTEGEPNA
- the nifE gene encoding nitrogenase iron-molybdenum cofactor biosynthesis protein NifE is translated as MDELCSLPSGGAPPCISERERSIVTAGRSRTAIHCTDDSLAGSVSQRACVFCGARVVLNPVTDAVHLVHGPIGCASYTWDIRGSLSSGSEMFRNSFSTDMKERDVIFGGEKKLAACIDEIVEEHHPPAIFVYATCVSGMIGDDIVAVCNAASRRHATEVIPVESSGFISGNKVVGYRAAALALMRLITPKEGETVEKTRKLNFLGEYNLSGEMWLARRYLTEMGIGINVAFTGDSTVADLKRAPGACLNIVQCTGSMHWVAMQLEKEFGTPYMDVNFFGAENTAESLKKIARFYADEAVMERTEALIARETARIAPDLAWYRERLAGKRAAIYVGGAYKAVALIRQLRGLGMEIVLTGTQTGKKEEYATISGLLDEGAIVVDDTNPAEIERFLREMKVDVMAGGVKERVLATKLGVGFVDHNHDRKECLAGFDGAVHFAREVYTSACSPVWKHIRPFGGA
- the modA gene encoding molybdate ABC transporter substrate-binding protein is translated as MRKITTLAGVLAVLLVASLLAAGCTDSAATAAPHETTLTVFTAASLTGAFTDIATSYEAAHPGVKIDLVFDGTQALRTQVEQGASPDIFVSANAKHMNALKDEGFMDNETVIYFVENAIAVIVPADNPANITSLADLAKPGVKLVIGTKDVPFGSYTRQVLDKMAADTAYGPAYKDAVMANVISEETAVSSVVPKLVLGEADAAFVYKSDLQPADKDKVQRITVPSEYNVVAEYPLGILAKSQQKDAASAFIVYITGPDGNAVLTEYGFDPVQASR
- a CDS encoding nitrogenase component 1 — protein: MLECLPDKAVTHTAGKINPAKTCQPIGAMYAALGIHGCLPHSHGSQGCCSYHRMHLSRHFRDPVVASTSSFTEGASVFGGAANLKTSIKNVFAIYNPEIMAVHTTCLSETIGDDIPNILKQAEIPEGKLVIHVNTPSYQGSHITGFSGMCKAMVQYLSESDGVQKAQVNILPGFVNPGDMREIRRIVHEMGIRMIMFPDTSGVLDAPMTRKYEMFPAGGATVAEIRDAGNSALTLALGAFASNAAADLLQEKCGVTGIPLKLPIGLKATDAFIMALSDWFGTEVPGSLSLERGQVVDTLLDTNFHYQGKTVAVFGDPDHVIAMTEFLITMGMVPKYVLTGTPGKAFEAEINGMLGEAGISGSKVKADGDLFELHQWIREEPVDLLIGTTYGKYIARKEDIPLVRFGFPILDRAVHPLMPVVGYRGCLRLIEQISTALLDRRDRDALDEDYELIL
- a CDS encoding ABC transporter permease, with amino-acid sequence MDLTQFRHHAETTRNDDGTRSGERGLIILLAPLVILFLLFLTIPVASLFLRITPEAFLESLGNPVVIDALFLSLITATASLGIVILMGTPLAYLNARTNYWGKEVVDTLIDLPIVMPPAVAGIALLMAFGRRGVVGEYFSAFGIQIAFTTLAVVLAQVFVASPFYIRQARASFQAVDRTYEEAGRTLGAGRLRVFFRVTVPIAWAGLVSGAILTFARALGEFGATIMFAGNFQGRTQTMPLAIYTTMQGDLNDALCLSIILVVISFAVILMVKYITRRLV
- a CDS encoding Fe-only nitrogenase accessory AnfO family protein codes for the protein MCRAEIAVMTGGDGHTVPLNEPGTVVVFRRSQGTWKTDRSLPFALDEEDGLSGLRRKMADLIAFLGDCRAVVAASASGAAFFELEKARCPVWEISGTALGVLDEVWREIQDEEATLTAPQARGAGIPAPRETSPGKFAISIKEIQGTRPEVSSKQVLRQFVRRGEFTELEILCDHVPPWIEMDAECMGLTLDSERTGPDEVRVRLTRTSS
- a CDS encoding 2Fe-2S ferredoxin, which codes for MQKPNYHIFVCTSSRPNGQQKGFCHTKAGVDVMARFMEEIDERGLGGEVFLTNTGCFGICEKGPVVVVYPDNVWYASVAPEDVGEIMDEHIEGGRVVGRLAL